The Lysinibacillus timonensis nucleotide sequence TGGCAATTACTCTTTGAACAATTCGATTAGCTTTTAATGGATCAATATCACCTTTTGTTATGCGACTATAGAATCTTCCTAATTCCTCATAATTTAAATTCGAGGATACAAATAACGGCAAGTGATTATTCATCCGATAATTTAGAATTGAACTTAGTACTTCATCTCGGGTCCACTCAGTGTTTGCTTCAGCACCTAGATCATCTAGCATCAAGATTGGTACTTTCTTAATAAAGTCAACTTTCTCTTCATAAGTACCATCTTCAAAACTGGATTTTAATTCTCTAAAAAATTCAGGCACAAACACAATAGCTGTTTGAATCTTAAGCTTAATAAACTCATTTGCTAAAGCACCTAGAATATAGGTTTTACCTGTGCCATAAAGACCATGCAAATAAAGACCTTTTCTAGGTAATTCGTTTGTTGCTGTATATATGCTAATGAAGTCTGAAGCAAATTCTGCAATCTGTAAACGAGATTTTGTATTCATATCCATATTCTCTAGACTAGCATTAAGAATATCTGGTGACATATGGAAGCTTTTTAACATACGCTGAACTTCACGTTGCTCGTCTTCAATTATCTTTTCCTGACATGGAATATAATTCAATTCAACCCCCTGATTTCTAACGGAAATCGTTGGGACAAACCCATTTAAATAATTTGTACATTGTCCTGTACCCTGTGCCCCACAGCAAGTATGTGATTGATTGATGTATTCGTAAAAAGTTGACAAGTTTTGATTGATAAATTCATCAGTTACTTCTAGGTTATATTCACTTAGTAGCTTTTGAATGTCAGGGTGATTTAAAGTATCCTGTTTCATCTTTTCTAATCGTTCTTGGAATGAAGGGATACTCACTCCTATTCTTTTCATTGCATCACTTATGGGTTCGATTTTACTCACCTACTTAATTCTTATTCCCTAGCTTTGCTAAAATACGCTTACGTTCTTTCTCAAAATCTATTTGTTCATCGAGTTCTTCTTTATGATCTTCATAATACTGTTCTGGCGTCTTATTGATGTCATTGAACCATTTTGGTATAGGCATCACTTGTTTTGTACCATAAGGATTCTGTTCTTTTTCTATCTGTCTTTGTTTACGACTCTCAATTGACTCTTTTACAATTTCAAGTGCCTGACTAGTACTTACAATTCCTCTATAACGCCAATCAGCTGCAATAGTTTCAGTAAATTTTGTTGGTAATTTACCTTCATTTGCATGCAACACGTATTCTATTAATACATTTGCTACACCAATTGACAATTCAAAACGATGAACGAGCGATTCTGCTAATCGCACATGTTGTCCATATGGTTCTACTCCACCATATAAGTTCTTTAAAAATTGGTAAGGTGTACACGATTCATATTTTGAAAGTACAGAATCCATCACTTGATCTTTGTTCAATCGGTTAAGTTCATGCTCAGTAATCGTAGGGATATAACCAACTTTTTCACGCATTTGAGCATCTTTTTCCTGATTCTCTATATTATTTTTCGCTTGTTCAACTGTTTGAATTTGTTTATTTCGCCAATCAATCGCAATCACTTCAACATATTTTTTCGGTAGTTGACCTGATTTTAAATGATAGACGTATTCAATTAAAACATTTGCTACCCCAACAGTTAAGCCGAATTTCAAGACTAAACTTTCTGCTAAGCGAATATGTGAAGAAAGTGGCTCCATTCCTTTATTTAAATATTTAAGGAATTCATATGGTGTAAGGCTCGCATAACCTTGCCATTCAGGACGTACTGTTTCTACTTTAACAATGGACTTAGAAGTAATTTTCGGCACATATCCAAGCTTCTTGTGCATTTCTTTAGCTTCTTTTTGCTGAAGAACATAATCAATTGCTGCATGAGCAGTTTGAATACCTAATTGTCTCCAACTGCTTGCAATCGTATCCACTAAACGTTTTGGAAATTGTCCATTATGCGTTGTAAGAACATATTCAGTTAACACATTGACTACACCAATTGGTAACCCATAAACAATAACCAAATCTTCAGCTGTTCTAATAGTCATTGGAAATGGTTCATTACCATTATAATAATTCTTTAAAAACTCGTATGGCGGTGTGAGTTCGTAGTAATTATATTCATCATCTAGTTCTTCAGAATTAGTAATGTATTGTTGAATATTATCTTTCGTAATTCGAGCATTGAATCTTAACTCTCTTTTTGTTTGTTTTTCATCAATTGTTTTTTGTATTTGAGTTATTGCCTCTTCTGAACTACTAATGTTTAAAGCCACCCAGTTACTAGCAATTGTCTCAACAAACTTTTTACTAACTTTACCTTCCGTTTGTTTAATGACATACTCCATTAATACATTTACAACTGGCATTGGCATACCTTGATATTTTACTAAAGACTCTGCAATTTTCACAATATAATCGAAAGGTTCTTTCCCATCATTTAAAAATCTTAAAAACTCGTAGACATTTAAGGAATCGTAAGGTGTTTTCTCTGGAATAATAACTTCTGAAGAAGTAGATGATTTTTTATTATATTTGTCATGCTCTAACCGAGCAAACTCCATCGCTTCCTGAGCAGTACGGATATTTTTTCTATTCCAATGGTCAGCAATCGTCTCAACAAAGTTTTTAGGTAGTTTTTTGTCTGTTTGTAGCATTACATAATCTATTAGTACATTGACAACACCAGGGTTCATTCCATGTTTAATAAATAGATTTTCTACAAGCTCCCTAATATAAGATGTCGGTTCCTTACCATTGTTCAAATGTTTTAAATGTTCAATTGGACTTGTCGTTTCGTAGTAACGAATTAGTTCTTGTTCTTTCGAATTTTTATTTTCTTGAACAGATTGCTGTTCTTCAAAAGTTTTTATAACTTTTGGTAAATCTTTAGAAATCGTAAGTTGATAGTATTCAAGGGCTGCTTGTTTCAGTCGCTCATCTGTAATTTTCAAGTTTTCATCTAGTGCCAAAATGACAACCTTTTGCATATCAAGCGGTGATAGGTGATATAAAAAAGCAAGCTTAGCGATAGATTCCTTTACTTCAAAAGTGATTGCACTTGATGGTACTAATTGTTCGGATAGTCCAGACATTAATAAATTAAAATCAAATTGAGCATAATAAAAAGGATAATCCTGCTTATCCGCACTTGTGTTTTCAATAATATCTTTTGGAACATTTGTATGTACAGGCTTGTACACATCAACAAATGTGCGAGACACTTCTGTAAACAGATCTTGCTTCCTCGGTTTAACAAATCGCTTTCTCAAGTTACGATACGCTTGTTCTCCTATTTTGCTAAATAGAAACATAGAAAGTAATGGGTCTTGAAAAAAGCTTTGTGCGTCTAACGGTCTTTCTAGTTCATATAGAAAATAACGACCGTCTTCCTCATCCTTACGATATGTCCTTAAAAGTCCAATTGCTTCAAGTGCAATTCTTGCTTCAAAAACTTTTCCAATAGGCATATCTAGTACATTCATTAAATGATAATGATTAAAGATCGAGTTTGTAACATCTTCTCCCTCTGCCCAAAGTGTTAAATAAAGGCTAACTGGTTCTGGACCTGTTAAAGGTTGATAAAATAATGTTAAAAGCTGACGTTCATTTGTTGATAAATGATGAGGGAGACTAATTTCAAAATGATCTGCAGGTTGTAATTCTTTGTACAGATGAACCATTTACAATATCCCCTCCAACATGTTTTTATTTATTTACATCTGTTTGACGATGTAGTAAATCTTTTAATTCATTGATAAAGACATTAATATCTTTAAATTGGCGATAAACTGAAGCAAAACGTACATAGGCAACCTCATCCACAGTTGCTAGTTCGTCCATAACCATTTCTCCTACATCTTCTGAGCGTACTTCAGGATTGCCTATTCGTCTTAAATCTTTTTCTATCTTCATGACAATTTCATCTAATGTATTTAATGGAACTGGTCTTTTTTCACACGCTCGAATAAGACCACGCAATATCTTTTCCCTGCTAAATTCTTCTCTAGAGCCATCCTTTTTCACGACAATCAATGGCGTCTCTTCAATTTTTTCAAACGTAGTAAACCGATATCCACATGACTCACATTCACGACGTCTCCGAATTTCTTTATTGTCATCAACTGGTCTAGAATCCACAACACGTGTACCGTTAAATTGACAAGCTGGACATCTCATAATCATAAATCTCCTATTTCTCTAATATCGTATACTTATTATAGCAAATATATATCATATAAAAAAACTAACTTTCAATTGTTTTGCGAGAGTTCATTATAAATGATTTCACTAGATTTATATAGGTAAATTTCATGGAAATTAGAAAGACACACCGCGACTCTTTTTTAGACGCGGTGTGTCTCTACTTTTAGTTTTATTTAATACATGCCTGAATGATGAATAAAAAACTACTCTCTAACAGCGTTAATAATCGACTTGAAACTTAAAATTAATTTGTTACTAGTGCTTCTAAAGCGTTGACAACCTTTTTAGTTAAATCGACAACTCGTGCAGAGTAACCCCACTCGTTATCGTACCAAGCTAATACTTTTACTTTTCTAGTACCCATTACCATCGTTAATAATCCATCAACTGTTGATGAATAAGTCGTTGTATTGTAATCAGTAGATACTAACGGTTCAGTGGAGAAGTGTAAAATACCTTTCATTGCGCCTTTTGATGCTTTGATAAACGCTTCATTCACTTCTTCAACTGTCACATCTTTTTGAACATCTACAACAAGGTCCACTAAAGAAACGTTAGGTGTTGGAACTCGTAGAGCCATACCATGTAGTTTACCTTGAAGTTCTGGTAATACAAGCGCTAATGCTTTTGCAGCACCAGTTGATGTTGGAATGATTGACTCTGCACAAGCACGTGCACGTCGTAAATCTTTATGTGGATTGTCGATATTTTTTTGGTCATTTGTATAAGCATGAACAGTTGTCATTAATCCGTTTTCAATACCGAATGTATCATTTAATACTTTTGCTACAGGGGCTAAACAGTTTGTTGTACATGAAGCGTTAGAAATAACATCATGTTGACTAACATCTAATAACTCATCATTTACACCCATAACGATTGTTACATCTTCATTTTTACCTGGGGCAGTTAAAATCACTTTTTTCGCACCAGCTTCTAAATGCATAGCCGCCTTAGATCGCTCATTAAATTTACCAGTTGCTTCAATGACGATATCAACGCCCATTTCTCTCCATGGTAATTTTAATGGGTCACGTTCACTAATAAGTTCAACACGTTTTCCATTTACAATTAAAGCGTTTTCTTCAATATCAATAGTACCTTCAAATCTGCCATGATTTGTGTCATACTTTATTAAATGTGCTAAAGTTTCAGCAGGATAGCTAGCATTTATCGCAATTATATTTAAATCGTTCTGTACAATAGCTTGACGGAAAACCATACGTCCGATACGACCAAACCCATTAATAGCAATCGAAACTGTCATTACTTTTAAAGCCTCCTATATTTGGTAAATCATTATGTTTTGCTTTTATTCTTAAATAGTATAACACATTATAAATAAAGGTGAACACATTTATTTCGTAATTTAATAATTATTATATTCTGAAAGTTAAATGTATTATAATTAATAGTACTTAAACATTTTCTATTATTAAAAATCGTTTTTTACTCGAATTAACATTAATGAAGTGAAAAAGCCTCCTGAAGGAATTAGGAAGCTTTCATGCCAACTCGTTCAATTTGTACTTTCGCTTGTACTTCTACACTTAAATCCTTATATATTTCTTTCCACTTCTCAGTGGTTTCTATTTCTTCATCCCAATATTTAGATAATCGCCCACGCACATACTCACCAAATCCAAAAATGTCTGATTTTTTTTCTTGTGTTTCTTTAATTAGTTTTTCCATCTCGACCTGCAGTAGTTTACTTGCCTTTTCTTCGATTTGCTTTATAATTTCACCATCATCTAATCGGATTTTCTCCGAATTTTTTTCGCGAATGATTCCCCAGACGTCAACTGTAATTTTAAAATGAGGTTTCCCTTCCTGTAAGCTCACTTCATAATCTGTTTTGCGTTTTGTAGATTGAAACATCACCGATTCTTTGTCCGATAAGACAATTACAGCAGCTGCTCCACCTGGGTTTTGTTCGGTTAAACCATTAAAGTAAGCAATTTGATACGGCTTTGTCTTACCTACGAGTTTATCTCCACTAAAATAAGCGATTCCACTAATTTCAATATTATCTACTTCCTCAATCGTGATATAAGGCAGATATCCATCGTATCCCTTATTAGAAGTGTGTATCCAGAACATTCCTAAATCATTCTCGGGGAACTTCCCCATTTTGACTGCTTCTTCAAACATTGTTGATAAATATACTGCTGGAACTTGCTCAAGCTTTGGGGCAACTTGCATCGCTTTAGCAGCATCATCTTCATTAACAGCCATCCAAGCTGATCTTCTAATCTCGGGTCTTCTTTTCAAATAATCATTTATATGATCAATGCCCTTTTTCGCGATTTCTTCTGATAAAATGATGACTTGTAATTGTCCGAAAAAAATTTTATGGGCTAACTGTTGTTGCAATCCTTGAATCGCATCATCAATCGTATTGCCTACTGCCTCTACGACCCATACTTTATCTTTTGAAGAACTTCCGCTACCTCCTTGTGAAGGTCCTAAAGGAATTTGTCCAGGTACCGCCAATTGGGCAGTGACTTTAATTTTACCTACTTCACTAGTTGGTATTTTAACCCCTTCAGGATGTGTTAAAGGAATAGGTTTTTCAGTTGATTTGGCGAGATCTATAGCTAACCCAACAATTGTTGCTCTTTCTTCAATCTCCTTTCTATCCCAACACCCCGAAAGTAGTAGAAGTAAACAAAACCCTACTAGCATGTATAGGGGGAATTTCGTCACAATGGTTCCCCTCCTTTCTTTCTTGCATACGAAATAAGTAAAAGAAGTATAGGATAACCGACCGTTAAGAGAATTCCCCATTTCCCAATAATGTCGATTAACTCATAAGTATGAAGTACATTTTGAGGATAAAGGGACAAAACAAATACTAAGGGTAAAAATAAATAAGATAAAACACTGTGACTACGCAATTTAAATAATTGACTCGATAGTTCAAGGGCAATTAAATATCCTGATAAGATAGTAGTAAAAGCTGAAACAATCCATACGACTAAAAACAGAATATCTAACCTCTCTAAAATAGCGACAGGTAATTCTGTCATTCGTGTCAAAACTAGCATTGGCCAAAGAGAATTATCGATTTCTTCTGAACCAAAGACCGCAACCGTAACACCAGTTGCAATTAACAGTATACAAGCCGAAAAGCCAATACCCCACATACTTCCTCTCATTACCTTTTTCGTATCAATCATATATGGTGCAATGATTAAAATAATAAAAACACCAATGTGAATAAATGGAAGTCCCGCCACGGATAATCCACCGTCTAGAAAATCCAAAAAGGTTGTATCATTCCCAAGGAAAGGTTTCAAATGCCGTGGGTCAATATCTTGAAATGCAAATATCACCATTAAAAGAATGGGAATCACAATAAGCATTAAATAAAATGAGTGCATATAAGCAATCGTTGTATGATTGTTTCTCGTCGCAACTGCTACTAAAATTAGCATTGATAGAATAGTTGCACTCATTGGTGTTTCTTGTAAGAGAGAGGCATTCATTACTTCCCCAAACTCTCTAATAACAAGTCCAGTTAGCATTAAAAAGTAAACAATTAGAAAAAGTCCAAATAATTTCCCTAATGGCTTACTTATTAACTTTTGACCATATTGAATAATAGATACCCTTGGAAACCGTTTCGATAATTGTGCAATTAGAAATACACTTGTAATGCTAATAATCATCGCAATACAAGTAACTAAAAAAGCACCAGATCCAACTTTTTCACTTGCAACCCGTGGTAAGGCTAACACACTTATCCCTATCGTACTATTCATTACAATTGCAATACATTGAAATGTTGTTATTTGTTTAGGTTCCATCAGTTCATATCCTCCCCCTCTTTCTTTTGCGGTAATAGAGGGTTGCTAGGATAAGAATCATACGGCTTAATACGTCGCTTGTTTCTTGTTTGAAGTTCCTCTGGACGATCTAATAACCAGTTTAAAGGAGCTCTAAAAATTGTATCTTTAAGTCCTCCGAAATTCCCTGGAGCAATTGGACTTAAATATGGGACACCAAAAGATTTTAATGAAATGATGTGATTACCTACAAATAGTAACCCTAACATAAGTCCGTAGAACCCGAATATGCCTGTTAACACTAAAAGTGGAAATCTCATCATACGAAAACCAATTGCCATATTATAAGCTGGAGTTGCAAAGGAGCCAATAGATGTTAATGCAATGACGACAACGGTAATAGGTGAAACAAAACCTGCCTCTACGGCAGCTTGTCCTACAACAAGAACACCAACTATAGATAGGGCTCCACCTACTTGTTTTGGCATTCGTACGGTAGCTTCACGAAGAATTTCCATTGCTGCTTCCATTAAAAATACTTCGACTACTGCTGGAAATGGAACTCCTGCTCTTCCGCTTGTTACCGCAACGGCAAATGCGGTTGGAATAAGTTCAGGATGATATGAAATAATCGCCACATATAGAGATGGCATTATTAAAGAAAAGAATAATGCTACTATCCGAACAAAACGTATAATACTAGCCATAATAAAACGTTCATTGTAATCTTCACTTGTTTGATAAAATTGATTAAAAGTTGCAGGTGCAATCAATACAAAAGGTGAACCATCCACTAAAATAGCAACTCTGCCTTCTACTAAATTCCCAACTACAACATCAGGTCTTTCTGTACTTTTAATTTGCGGAAATGGGGAACGAGGATTATCTTGTATAAATTGTTCTAAATAGCCTGCATCTAAAATTCGATCAACGTCAATGGTTAATAATCTCTTCTTCACTTCCTTAACTAATGCTTCATTTGTAATTCCATCTATGTAACAAATAGCTACATTAGACTTTGTTAATGTTCCAATTTCCATTGCTTTTACACGGAATTCGGGGATAGGCAAACGAGAGCGAATAAGTGCTGTATTCGTTTGTATATTTTCGATAAACCCGTCTCTAGGACCACGTATAACCTGTTCTGTTTCTGGTTGGGTTATACTACGTTTATCTGTTTTAAAAGTATCTATTAGAAATGCATCGCTCAGCCCCTCAACAAACAAAATGGCTTTCCCGCGCAGGAGCGCATTGATGACTTCTGCAAGCCTATTTTCAGTTTTCACATCCGCATGATAAAGTGTTTCCATTAATAACGTAGTTTTTATATCTTGTTGTAGAAGTGATTCTTTTTCATTTGTTTGCCTAATCCGTTGTGTTAAAGGTTTTATAATTTCTTTACTAATTGACTCTTTATCTGAAATACTATTTAGATATAAAATGATTGATGGTATGCTACCGAAAATGACAAATTCTCTCTGAGCGAAATCGTTATCCTTCCCAAATATACTTTCAATTGCTTGAAGATTCTCTTCTAAGTTCACAGTCATTTGGATTGTTTTAGTCTTTTCCATTAAATTGCTAGATGGAATGTGATTATCAGGTTGAGAGTTCTCGTTTTTTTCGTTCCTTTTTTTAAATAGCAAAAAACCACCTCCACTATCGTTCACTATAAGCGACCAGACATGTTTAGTATGCCGATAGTGTACTTATAAATAC carries:
- a CDS encoding endospore germination permease; this translates as MEPKQITTFQCIAIVMNSTIGISVLALPRVASEKVGSGAFLVTCIAMIISITSVFLIAQLSKRFPRVSIIQYGQKLISKPLGKLFGLFLIVYFLMLTGLVIREFGEVMNASLLQETPMSATILSMLILVAVATRNNHTTIAYMHSFYLMLIVIPILLMVIFAFQDIDPRHLKPFLGNDTTFLDFLDGGLSVAGLPFIHIGVFIILIIAPYMIDTKKVMRGSMWGIGFSACILLIATGVTVAVFGSEEIDNSLWPMLVLTRMTELPVAILERLDILFLVVWIVSAFTTILSGYLIALELSSQLFKLRSHSVLSYLFLPLVFVLSLYPQNVLHTYELIDIIGKWGILLTVGYPILLLLISYARKKGGEPL
- a CDS encoding spore germination protein; this translates as MLFKKRNEKNENSQPDNHIPSSNLMEKTKTIQMTVNLEENLQAIESIFGKDNDFAQREFVIFGSIPSIILYLNSISDKESISKEIIKPLTQRIRQTNEKESLLQQDIKTTLLMETLYHADVKTENRLAEVINALLRGKAILFVEGLSDAFLIDTFKTDKRSITQPETEQVIRGPRDGFIENIQTNTALIRSRLPIPEFRVKAMEIGTLTKSNVAICYIDGITNEALVKEVKKRLLTIDVDRILDAGYLEQFIQDNPRSPFPQIKSTERPDVVVGNLVEGRVAILVDGSPFVLIAPATFNQFYQTSEDYNERFIMASIIRFVRIVALFFSLIMPSLYVAIISYHPELIPTAFAVAVTSGRAGVPFPAVVEVFLMEAAMEILREATVRMPKQVGGALSIVGVLVVGQAAVEAGFVSPITVVVIALTSIGSFATPAYNMAIGFRMMRFPLLVLTGIFGFYGLMLGLLFVGNHIISLKSFGVPYLSPIAPGNFGGLKDTIFRAPLNWLLDRPEELQTRNKRRIKPYDSYPSNPLLPQKKEGEDMN
- the nrdR gene encoding transcriptional regulator NrdR; this translates as MRCPACQFNGTRVVDSRPVDDNKEIRRRRECESCGYRFTTFEKIEETPLIVVKKDGSREEFSREKILRGLIRACEKRPVPLNTLDEIVMKIEKDLRRIGNPEVRSEDVGEMVMDELATVDEVAYVRFASVYRQFKDINVFINELKDLLHRQTDVNK
- the dnaI gene encoding primosomal protein DnaI; its protein translation is MSKIEPISDAMKRIGVSIPSFQERLEKMKQDTLNHPDIQKLLSEYNLEVTDEFINQNLSTFYEYINQSHTCCGAQGTGQCTNYLNGFVPTISVRNQGVELNYIPCQEKIIEDEQREVQRMLKSFHMSPDILNASLENMDMNTKSRLQIAEFASDFISIYTATNELPRKGLYLHGLYGTGKTYILGALANEFIKLKIQTAIVFVPEFFRELKSSFEDGTYEEKVDFIKKVPILMLDDLGAEANTEWTRDEVLSSILNYRMNNHLPLFVSSNLNYEELGRFYSRITKGDIDPLKANRIVQRVIAMTHEFELVGPSKRQ
- a CDS encoding DnaD domain protein; its protein translation is MVHLYKELQPADHFEISLPHHLSTNERQLLTLFYQPLTGPEPVSLYLTLWAEGEDVTNSIFNHYHLMNVLDMPIGKVFEARIALEAIGLLRTYRKDEEDGRYFLYELERPLDAQSFFQDPLLSMFLFSKIGEQAYRNLRKRFVKPRKQDLFTEVSRTFVDVYKPVHTNVPKDIIENTSADKQDYPFYYAQFDFNLLMSGLSEQLVPSSAITFEVKESIAKLAFLYHLSPLDMQKVVILALDENLKITDERLKQAALEYYQLTISKDLPKVIKTFEEQQSVQENKNSKEQELIRYYETTSPIEHLKHLNNGKEPTSYIRELVENLFIKHGMNPGVVNVLIDYVMLQTDKKLPKNFVETIADHWNRKNIRTAQEAMEFARLEHDKYNKKSSTSSEVIIPEKTPYDSLNVYEFLRFLNDGKEPFDYIVKIAESLVKYQGMPMPVVNVLMEYVIKQTEGKVSKKFVETIASNWVALNISSSEEAITQIQKTIDEKQTKRELRFNARITKDNIQQYITNSEELDDEYNYYELTPPYEFLKNYYNGNEPFPMTIRTAEDLVIVYGLPIGVVNVLTEYVLTTHNGQFPKRLVDTIASSWRQLGIQTAHAAIDYVLQQKEAKEMHKKLGYVPKITSKSIVKVETVRPEWQGYASLTPYEFLKYLNKGMEPLSSHIRLAESLVLKFGLTVGVANVLIEYVYHLKSGQLPKKYVEVIAIDWRNKQIQTVEQAKNNIENQEKDAQMREKVGYIPTITEHELNRLNKDQVMDSVLSKYESCTPYQFLKNLYGGVEPYGQHVRLAESLVHRFELSIGVANVLIEYVLHANEGKLPTKFTETIAADWRYRGIVSTSQALEIVKESIESRKQRQIEKEQNPYGTKQVMPIPKWFNDINKTPEQYYEDHKEELDEQIDFEKERKRILAKLGNKN
- a CDS encoding Ger(x)C family spore germination protein, whose translation is MTKFPLYMLVGFCLLLLLSGCWDRKEIEERATIVGLAIDLAKSTEKPIPLTHPEGVKIPTSEVGKIKVTAQLAVPGQIPLGPSQGGSGSSSKDKVWVVEAVGNTIDDAIQGLQQQLAHKIFFGQLQVIILSEEIAKKGIDHINDYLKRRPEIRRSAWMAVNEDDAAKAMQVAPKLEQVPAVYLSTMFEEAVKMGKFPENDLGMFWIHTSNKGYDGYLPYITIEEVDNIEISGIAYFSGDKLVGKTKPYQIAYFNGLTEQNPGGAAAVIVLSDKESVMFQSTKRKTDYEVSLQEGKPHFKITVDVWGIIREKNSEKIRLDDGEIIKQIEEKASKLLQVEMEKLIKETQEKKSDIFGFGEYVRGRLSKYWDEEIETTEKWKEIYKDLSVEVQAKVQIERVGMKAS
- a CDS encoding glyceraldehyde-3-phosphate dehydrogenase, which encodes MTVSIAINGFGRIGRMVFRQAIVQNDLNIIAINASYPAETLAHLIKYDTNHGRFEGTIDIEENALIVNGKRVELISERDPLKLPWREMGVDIVIEATGKFNERSKAAMHLEAGAKKVILTAPGKNEDVTIVMGVNDELLDVSQHDVISNASCTTNCLAPVAKVLNDTFGIENGLMTTVHAYTNDQKNIDNPHKDLRRARACAESIIPTSTGAAKALALVLPELQGKLHGMALRVPTPNVSLVDLVVDVQKDVTVEEVNEAFIKASKGAMKGILHFSTEPLVSTDYNTTTYSSTVDGLLTMVMGTRKVKVLAWYDNEWGYSARVVDLTKKVVNALEALVTN